The following coding sequences are from one Patagioenas fasciata isolate bPatFas1 chromosome 23, bPatFas1.hap1, whole genome shotgun sequence window:
- the LOC136111190 gene encoding complement C1q subcomponent subunit C-like: MRQSFWEQLCLALALLLNLGSAVAQDAPHRCYGTPGLPGMPGVPGKDGRDGLKGAKGEPGIPATTATRGPKGMKGEPGSPGVPGKMGLIGPPGPPGDPGVMGLPGEPGLPGVYKQKHQSAFSVTRQTIQPPSSDVPVVFNHVITNTNDDYDTTTGKFTCRLPGLYYFIYHTSHDANLCVALYKNKSQMASFCDHKTNTMQVSSGGVLLHLETGNEVWLEVNEYNSMVGTGNSDSIFSGFLLFPD; encoded by the exons ATGAGACAGAGCTTCTGGGAGCAGCTCTGTCTGGCCCTTGCCCTCCTCCTGAATCTGGGGTCTGCTGTGGCTCAAGATGCCCCTCACAGATGCTATGGGACTCCAGGCCTGCCTGGCATGCCGGGTGTGCCGGGCAAGGATGGCCGGGACGGGCTGAAGGGAGCCAAAGGCGAGCCAG GCATCCCAGCCACTACTGCAACACGAGGTCCCAAGGGCATGAAAGGGGAACCGGGCAGCCCTGGTGTGCCAGGCAAGATGGGCCTCATTGGTCCCCCTGGTCCCCCTGGAGACCCTGGGGTCATGGGCCTGCCCGGAGAGCCAGGCTTGCCAGGCGTCTACAAGCAGAAGCACCAGTCAGCATTTTCAGTGACGAGGCAGACCATCCAGCCCCCCTCGAGTGACGTCCCCGTGGTGTTCAATCACGTCATCACAAATACCAACGATGACTATGACACCACCACGGGCAAGTTCACCTGCAGGCTTCCCGGCCTCTACTACTTCATCTACCACACCTCACATGATGCCAACCTCTGCGTCGCCCTGTACAAGAACAAGAGCCAGATGGCCAGCTTCTGCGACCACAAGACCAACACCATGCAGGTCAGCTCTGGTGGGGTCCTCCTCCACCTGGAAACTGGGAATGAAGTCTGGCTGGAGGTGAACGAGTACAACAGCATGGTGGGCACTGGCAACTCTGACAGCATCTTCTCAGGGTTCCTGCTCTTCCCGGACTAG
- the C1QB gene encoding complement C1q subcomponent subunit B produces MKVLLKKEQELKIKKGCGPDPFTTALAANICFPSWSFHGTTLVCPAPSPGSCNEVFKMQTLWVVLICLAGGQLASAKLCETYGYIPGIPGIPGQPGKNGRDGDNGPKGERGPPGQVEHEEDIGENGDPGMPGYPGKIGPRGPSGFRGPPGVAGPPGPPGDSGDYESTFKSAFSAARSISSYPRRDQPVRFDRIITNEKGHYENRYGRFICQVPGIYYFTYHVTSRANLCLSVKKGQSRSRAEKVVTFCDYVQNSYQVTTGGVVLKMAVNESVWLEPTEKNSLMGIEGSDSIFSGFLIFPGP; encoded by the exons ATGAAAGTGCTGCTGAAGAAAGAGCAGGAGCTAAAGATAAAAAAGGGATGTGGCCCGGATCCTTTCACAACAGCCCTTGCAGCAAACATCTGCTTCCCATCGTGGTCATTTCACGGCACGACACtggtgtgtcctgctccatctccgGGTTCGTGCAACGAGGTGTTCAAG ATGCAGACCTTGTGGGTGGTGCTGATCTGCCTGGCTGGAGGGCAGCTTGCAAGTGCCAAACTCTGTGAGACGTATGGCTACATCCCAGGCATCCCAGGGataccaggacagccaggcaagaaTGGCAGAGATGGGGACAACGGCCCAAAGGGCGAGCGAG GTCCCCCTGGTCAGGTGGAGCATGAAGAAGACATAGGGGAGAacggagacccaggaatgccagGGTACCCTGGGAAGATTGGCCCCAGGGGCCCCTCAGGTTTCAGGGGGCCACCAGGTGTTGCGGGACCCCCTGGCCCTCCCGGAGACTCTGGTGACTACGAGTCCACTTTCAAGTCCGCCTTCTCAGCTGCCAGGAGCATCAGCTCCTACCCACGCCGGGACCAGCCTGTCCGCTTTGACCGCATCATCACCAATGAGAAGGGCCACTATGAGAACCGGTATGGCCGCTTCATCTGCCAGGTCCCGGGCATCTACTACTTCACCTACCACGTCACCTCCAGGGCCAACCTGTGCCTCAGTGTGAAAAAGGGCCAGAGTAGAAGCAGGGCTGAGAAGGTGGTGACCTTCTGTGACTACGTGCAGAACAGCTACCAGGTCACCACCGGTGGCGTGGTCCTCAAGATGGCAGTGAATGAGTCTGTCTGGTTGGAGCCGACAGAGAAGAACTCCCTCATGGGGATCGAAGGCTCTGACAGCATCTTCTCTGGCTTCCTGATCTTCCCCGGGCCTTAG